The DNA window TAAGCCACAAACAAAAGTGACAAATTTTGGTGAAGCGCTGCCAGACAATAGACTTGGTGTATACATTATGGATGTTTATGATGACCAAATCCATCAAGTCTAGTTTGTACATGAGTGATGTCCTCGTCTTGGCGGGCAGTACCGAGCGTGCAGCGCAACATCTGTAATGTAGCGAAAGATCGATGAATCCGGGCATTCTTGAAATCAATAATGGCATTCTAAATTGTGATTTTAtatatgaaaagaaaagaaaagaaaaagtataaCTTGAGTGGTCAAGTCCTAAAACGTAAGTACAATTTAGGTACGTTATTAAGTTCTCATTTTCCCTCTCAACGGGAAGGACTACTATATATATATGGCCATGTAATTAGTATGCGAAGACTTTTGTTTAATATTATGTCTTCGTCAATGAAAAATTATAGGTTTATTACAAGTTTTACAGAATAATAAGCTGGAATAGAAATTCTTACGGAAGCAAATCGCTAGCACTAGAAATTCTTAAATATTATTACGGCACATTGCCCTTAGGAAGAAACCTTTGACATTGTCAAGTCATACTAAATTAGGATCCTGACCACCaaaaagatttttaaaaaaaagaaaaagaaaaagtcataCTTAATCAATACTACTAGGTCAGACGTTGGCGTTTCTTGTGGATTAATCGTGCAAACCGATTGAAAGCACGTAGGGGGGACTTTGGCTGGAATTTGAAGCAAAGTTAGTTATGTACAGAAATTTCGATCGAGTACCCTGCCAGATGGAGGAAGTTTCCAGAGTAATTTTCTTGAAGACTTGGGAGCTAAGGTTTTTTGCATGTGAAAAAGAAGAATCGAGAATTATTTGCCATATGATATAAGTAGTTTCTGGCAGGTGTGAATTTACAAGAAACTTCAACCAGCAGACATCCTTACACGTCTTTGCTGTGCGTCAACGCGCAAAAAACTCACATTTAACTACCAAAAAATTAACACCTACcgccctccctccctccctcctgtcaaaaaaaaaaaaaattaattaattaatggaGCGAGAAAATGATACTACTATTCAAACACGAAAACTTCTGCTAAGCTACTCACCCAATttgaataataatagtagtaATTCACTTGGTCCACCAAATACTATATGGATTACTATTCAATGACTCTGAATTCAATTATGAGAGAATGCGTCAAATTTTGCGGAGATACGCATATCATGGCATGCATAAGCAATGGCGGTGGTGGTCGAAACCCCCCTCCTCCTTTTCTACGCATATTTTCTCCGAAGCTCGTTGCCTCTCTGCCCCTCGTATATTCAAGTCTTGATTAGtgattctttttcttcttcttcttttaatttGGGGGGTGTGGACGCGGTCCACCAGCTTAAACAAAGTTTAATACGGCCCTACTGTAGTATTCATTCGAGTCAGCGCTCGTATACAATTGACGTACGCAAAATATCTATTTCAGCGTCCTTTCGCGATTCACACACTACTACTATAAATAGAGAACCCTTCCATTGACTCCATCCCACAAACCCATTCATTCTTTCATTCTACTTAATTCTGCCCTTCTCCTCAAGAAAGAAATCTCCCAGCCAAGAAACAAAGAGCAAAACACTACTCAAACGCCAAACCAAACCATGGCACAAAATTCTCCCGTCACATTTTCGTTCGTCCTCTTCTTTGCTTGCTCTCTCTTCCTCCATGGAACTCAAGGTATGCATGCAGACGTGAAATGCCCTCGTACATTTATATCCTTTTCTTCTGTTAATTTATTCTATTATAAGTTATCAAGATCCATTCCATGCGTGCATCAACATTATTGCTTGTTTTACGTTTGAAACTAATTAATGCTTTCGTACGTGGATCAGGTGAGATCGTATGCGAGGAACTGCCCGCCAACGTTTGTTCTTTTTCGATAGCATCCTCCGGGAAGAGGTGTTTGTTGGAGAATCTCAAGGGGAAAGATGGCAAGGTGGAGTACCAGTGCAGGACATCGGAGGTGGTGGTGGAGAGAATGGCCGAACACATTGAGACCGATGAATGCGTGAGCGCTTGCGGGGTTGATAGGAACGCCGTTGGCATCTCATCCGATGCTTTCTTCGAGCCACTTTTCGCTGCCAAGCTTTGTTCTCCGGCTTGTTACCAGAACTGCCCTAACATCATTGACCTTTACTTCAACTTGGCCGCCGGAGAAGGTAATTTCGTCATCCTATGTAAATTCAATACGTGATGTGATCATcatcaaaatattttttccaaaaaattaattttgaacgagaaaaaataattaattaatgaTACTGCtaatgaattttcaaaatttctacTCATTCTCCTAGAATTTCATAAGCGTAGCTAGCGTTAGATTGGTCATTTGGACTTTAAAACGCGTGATTGCGTATTATTACAATATTAACCGATTTTCCAATTTTGACCAGTTCTTTCTAATTCCGTTCAAAGTCGTGGCATGTCACATACCATTAGCCGTGGTATGAACGGCCGTCTGTATCAGGAGGGAAACATggaaaatattattttcttttcattataTAACAGTAACGGGGAGATCGTCAATTCATCCCACAAGTAAAATCTAACTGTGAACTAATAATATGGTGAGAACAAAGAATATGatacatgcatatatatatacacacacatacatatattaGGGTTTATCATATGAATTGACACCCACTGGGATCTTTTTAATTTTCCTCTAGCCCTTGTAACTTGTTAAAAAAGAACCACTATGCCTTTCTTGCAACTctagttttcttggaaaaaaatcAAAGTATCATTTGTATTGTCAACAAATGGAATATTTTAATTGTCTCCCCATTGATCTTTTTTAGTATCCTAACTAAAGTGACTCGTGCTAGTTTCGTTCTTGCATTTCATTACTGATTACGACGCATCATTAATTAATCAATGAAATAGTAGCACTAAATTAATGATCCCTTTTGAAACACGAAACCCGCAGGAGTTTACTTGCCTGCGCTGTGTGAGAAGCAAAGAAGCCGCCCTCACCGTGCCATGATCGAGCTCTTGAGCAATGGCGCCGCGCCCGGTCCAGCTGCCCCTCAATCAGAGAATTTGGTGGCTTCTGCCCCTGCCTCTGCCCCTTCATCTTTCTAAAAGTCCCTCTAGTATTGATTAGCGTTATGGATTCCGTATTTATTTCTTCGGGATGTGTTGGTGCATATGCACACATTGGATGCCACATGCGGGAGGATGATTGGCATGTTTTccagagaggaagaagaagagactTTAGGCTTCTTTAGGGTTTGTTGGCCCAAGTTTTTTATTTGGAAacattctttttcaattctatttAGCAATGAATCTACATATTCACGATTGTAAGTTCAATAAATTACTTCGGGTACTTGCGGAGTTTGTTTGCATGTACGAATATTTGTACTTAGATATACTCAGTCTTGTCACACATCATGACTTTGAAAATATATGGTCGTTCATGACTCAGTTTTGGACAATATTTCTCTTTGAGCAATGCCTATTGAATTGCAATTGCCTATCCCCGTAACTACCTCGAGGCATTAATTTAGTACCTCTGGGAGTCGGCACATTTCctttctttatcttctttcgTAGATTTTCATTGATAGAGCAAGAAATTTTACACGCTGCAGCAGATGCTGCCTATTTATCATAAAGCCTATACTACACAAATTTCAAAATACTAATACTACAGGAAGTATTGTCTATAAAACTTTAGAAGCTGACTTTACTGTAAACTCACCAGAGGTGTTTGGCAGCCAaacaatttggtccatttcatTAGGTAAAGGTTCCTTCatcttttgtttccttttctctaAAGAAATGTACAATTAATTTGTTCAAAGCGCAAATTATTTTCCCAAAAGCAATGCGAACAAAAAAGCATTTAATTTAACACAAGGCACACTGTGCAGATTCTCAGAGCAATATGAGCAAAATACTACTACTAATTAACTTCTCTCTCACACACAACACGCAGAGACATCATTTCCACCCTGCAGACAGACCGTAGATGGATTTTTACGGTGTGAAGGAATGGTGCAACGTTAATGCTTGCCTATTTTCAGAACCTAATAATTACGTGATGTAAAGCCTCCTTTTGGTGAACTACTTAATTAGAGCACGGTCAAAGCTTAAGGACCGCATTTCATCCAGGTTAGGCTAGTTTCATGTATAAACCTGGGATTTTAGGTGCATCCAGCTGCAcgaaaaaacaaataaaaaagagtTTAATACGCGAATAGTCACATAATCAATTTAAAACGTAGAGTCTCCAGAGCTCCGAATGTAAAGTCTATCAAGACCCATGAATTTGAGGCACTACAAAGTTGACTTACTGGAGGAGGCACCCTGATTCACAAGAGCAGACGATTCTCAATCTAACTTCATCAGTTACAGAcgattctctctctctctctgtatatatatatatatatagacgtTGAATCTATCTTCATCAGTTACAGAATTGTGATTTCCTAACCCCAACGGCCAACACATAGAATAGTTAACCGAACATAAAAACTCTGCTCCTAAATTTGTAGGGTGATGTTTGAGGATTGATGAGTTGAATCTGACTTCATTAGTTACAGAATTGTAATTTTCTTATCCCCAACGGTCAACACAGATCAATTAGCTAAACATAAAACTCTACTCCTAGATGATGTTtgccaaacgcttcaaaagttTTTTCATCAGTCAAAAGTTCTCTTTTAACAAAAACGCCACACTCCCAAACTGGAACTTAATTAAATTCGTGCACAATGTTTTGATAGTTATACCACCTTACTTTTGTCATTGTAAAGGGCTTGCAGCTTGGACAAACTGGATCATTTGGACCTTAACTCCCAGGTCCACCACACACCCAACTGTAATTAACCTCGTCCCCCTCCATTGGGACAGGACCCAAGAATCGTTTATGAACAAGTCCGATAAGGCTGCTGTACAAATGGCTTGTCATGACCCTTTGGTTCTCTACAACTGTAGCCATCGCCATCTCTACAGAACTATCCGGCATACACTTAAAATCTCAGTGTACTGCTAATTAATATGGAAGGACCCATTCGTTCTAAATTTTCTCATGGCTGTAtatttaatgaaaattttttttcttcagattCTTTTATGCTTAGATGATTACCcatgtataaaaaattaatcaaaggaAAGATTTTCAAATTAAGAAGCGATCCTCTACATAAATTGGAGCAGTTGAATAGGTCCAGAGTCGAGGCTGCATCAGTCGGAGTAGGCGGGGCGGATAGCGTATTGAATTGGCCTCCAAGACGAGACTGAGTCCAAGAGTGCGTGCAAGAAATGCAACTCTTTGTTAATTACTAATTGATTTTGTGCTTAGCTTGGctgagatttttttttgtgacaTCCCTACCAACTACACTGCTAAAACAAATTCGGCCAACAACAATTTAAATTCTGgaatatattttattatttcactcaggaaaatattatgaacaatttaaaaagaaaaagaactttACATAATAAGGAATTATGGTAATCACTAAGCAGCAGCAGCATTGATTGAACAAACCTTTTCTGCATTATGTTTTTCCAGCAAACAAAGAATCACAAGAAAGAATATGCTTGAGAGAAGTCATCAAACAAATGTATTACGTAAAAAACAAAGAGGTGTGAGCGGATGGACTTTGGGGCCTGGTGGGGGCTGTGATCAGCACTTGGGGAAATCAGCGGGAGGCGGAGGCAGCGTTGTTGATGGCGTCGGCCCGTTCTCTACCACGAAAGCCGTGGCTAGACCCCATGGCAAGTGCACATCCAAGTGACAGTGCAAAAACCATACACCTGCACGGTCAATTCAAATACcaccacattttttttttgttattaattaGTCCAAAAAATCGATCTAAttagtcaagtacaagtattgtttgataaataaataaataagggaATGGCTTGGATTGGTTATGTCAGTGCGAACCTGGATTGTTAGCCCGGAATCTGATAACAGCCCATCCACCCGCCGGCACCCCGATGGTGTTGCGCTCTTGTGGATtgtcaaaattgaagtttttaCTGTCCCTGGCGTGATCGAAGTTGCCGAATCCTTGGGCCAAAACGTAGAAGTTGAATCCGTGCAGGTGGACGGGGTGGTTTTCCGCTCCGATGAAAGCCGTGTTCTGCAGCACCACTTGAACCGTGGCGTTGAACTTCAGCTTCGTCACTTTGGTTGACTTTGTTGTCATTATGATGGCCCGATTGAGGCTGTTGCTGGAGTTTGTGTAGTCAAACTTGAGTGGGGGTTGACTGGGGAAATCCGTGGTGTAGATTCCACCCACGTTTTCGTAATGCGCTTGGAGCAATGACATCTTGGTGGGCAATTGGAAGGACGCGTTGTTCATGCTCGCAGCTAATCTCTGCCCCAATGGGCCTCCGCACGTTGCATTCTTTCCGCAAGCAGCCAGGCCCAACCCACCCGTGACGAACAAGTGCAAGTCCACCTCACGAGGGACCGGCCTCCAAAATGGGCCAGTGACCAGTCCAGTTAAATTAGAATAGAACTTGTGGGCCGTGGGGGTGTCGTTGAAGGCCGGGAGGACAGGCATTCTAGGTGTCGATGGCGTGGCGCCTTCATAGGCCACGATTCCGGATGTAGTGGTGTTGTCGAAGGACACACCGGCGGCACTGGCATATGGTCGCGCGGCCATGTAATACAGTGCCGGCGGCTGGTCGGCGGTCAACAGGACATCGGTGGTTTGACCGGGGGCGACCAGGACGACGTCGGTGACGTAAGGATTGGTGTAGGAAGCATCGACGGCAACAACCGTCAAGTTGTGATCGGCGATCTTGAAGAAGAGTTGGTTATTGAGTGCAGCATTGATGATGCGCAGGAGATACGTTTTTCCCTTTATCACCTTTATCTTGTGGGTATCTAGAGTAAAATAAAGCCACCCccataaaatattaaatatgaacGAACTCCAAGCAATTTTTTGCCCTTATTATTAATGCTACTAAATATTATTATTTGTGACCGAAATTTAAGGATAAGTAATAAAACTCCTCTCTCATGCATGAGTACTTACAATTAGAAGAGCAGGGGTATAGATCGCCGGGGAAGCCATTAATGGTGTATGCGTCGGAGTTGTTTGGTGCAGCTCCGGAGGCTAAGCCTTGTCTCTCTACGTCTACAACATTTGCATTCCAATACTCCCCTGCAAGAAGCATAACACATCTTTAATtggttggttttttttttttttttttttgggggattGACCTGTATTGGTATCAAATTTTTGTTCTTACAAATCATCATATATATTTACAGGATGATAATATGGCAAAATGTTgaagaaacaagaaagaaaaaagaggcgGGGATGTGGGTAATAAGTTGGCACGTACCTAAGATGATTGGATATTCCCTGTAGGGTTTGGGAAAAGGGTAAGTACGACCAGCCCTGGGTCGAATGATAAGAGCACCATAAACAGTAGCCCGAAGCGTAGAGACATGGGCGTGCCACCAAAGAGTGCCTTCCTGGCCGGCGACGTTGAACCTGTAAGTGTAGCAATTTCCGGGGACAATCGGGCACTGTGTTACATAACCAGGTCCATCCGCCCAACCGCTCAGTGTCTGAAATATTCCATGCCTGCGTATTCACGtatacaaaacaaaataataattatatgtTTGCTGGTCCTTGTTAGACGTAAAAGTCATTATTTCAATCAATCATATGCGTAGTTCTCTTCTCTATAGGTGCATGGACTAATATCATAATCAAACTACGAAGCACTACTACTGTtctatctcaagttttgtaatcAACTTTAGCTCGCCTGGCTCCCAACAAACTTTTGACTTAgaaaaataatttcttttttttttttattattattgagaTTGACAAACATGTAAGCATAAAATATAGCTCTTTGTCGTGACTGTAAATTTGACACTGTCCATGATATGTGACAGTAATTAAACAAGAATACGAGATTATACAATCAAAGAAGATTCCTTGCGAGTTTGTTTCTTTCTTTAGGAAGACGATCGAGTGTGCATGCCAGATTAGACGGTTTTAACGttgtacttttctttttttttttttttttttttttaacgttcCACTTAATTGAAAGCTACATCGcgttatttttagtttcatatGTACAGATGATGGAAGAAGTACAATTACCAGTGAATGGTAAGGTTATAAGGTGACTTGTTAAAGACATGGACAACCAGGGTATCCCCCTCTCGTACGCGGAGAGTTGGGCCTGGCAGACTTCCATTCACTGCTGTGATCACTTGTCTCCGGCATAGTCGGTTCACGGTAAGATTTTGCACCTGTAAGAAGCAGACGTTATATATTAAATCATTTAGCAGTATTTAAATGATAACAATCACTCACTATTTAATTTATATACCACACGTACAAACCTGAGTTAGCTAGAATATAAATTTCTATGccaattaattaatttgtttaAGAAAAATCCCACCCTTCCTTTCAGACCCTCACTAATTC is part of the Coffea eugenioides isolate CCC68of chromosome 6, Ceug_1.0, whole genome shotgun sequence genome and encodes:
- the LOC113775306 gene encoding uncharacterized protein LOC113775306, with the translated sequence MAQNSPVTFSFVLFFACSLFLHGTQGEIVCEELPANVCSFSIASSGKRCLLENLKGKDGKVEYQCRTSEVVVERMAEHIETDECVSACGVDRNAVGISSDAFFEPLFAAKLCSPACYQNCPNIIDLYFNLAAGEGVYLPALCEKQRSRPHRAMIELLSNGAAPGPAAPQSENLVASAPASAPSSF
- the LOC113775796 gene encoding laccase-7-like, encoding MAPAVFLLTCALVLISPCSFASADVVEHSFHVQNLTVNRLCRRQVITAVNGSLPGPTLRVREGDTLVVHVFNKSPYNLTIHWHGIFQTLSGWADGPGYVTQCPIVPGNCYTYRFNVAGQEGTLWWHAHVSTLRATVYGALIIRPRAGRTYPFPKPYREYPIILGEYWNANVVDVERQGLASGAAPNNSDAYTINGFPGDLYPCSSNYTHKIKVIKGKTYLLRIINAALNNQLFFKIADHNLTVVAVDASYTNPYVTDVVLVAPGQTTDVLLTADQPPALYYMAARPYASAAGVSFDNTTTSGIVAYEGATPSTPRMPVLPAFNDTPTAHKFYSNLTGLVTGPFWRPVPREVDLHLFVTGGLGLAACGKNATCGGPLGQRLAASMNNASFQLPTKMSLLQAHYENVGGIYTTDFPSQPPLKFDYTNSSNSLNRAIIMTTKSTKVTKLKFNATVQVVLQNTAFIGAENHPVHLHGFNFYVLAQGFGNFDHARDSKNFNFDNPQERNTIGVPAGGWAVIRFRANNPGVWFLHCHLDVHLPWGLATAFVVENGPTPSTTLPPPPADFPKC